A single genomic interval of Labeo rohita strain BAU-BD-2019 chromosome 13, IGBB_LRoh.1.0, whole genome shotgun sequence harbors:
- the LOC127175467 gene encoding E3 ubiquitin-protein ligase TRIM39: MQKNNQDRLMRQREVIKCRIKKLNGKQNEIKSKSSSMRESIVKKYEEMRRVLEEDCRITLSLLEMEEMAAVQALDNLIESNCVLLRDIEVQLNEGMTDSEIQPGDRVTMCEDRVLELLTATDPGLIKLDEAKSDQLLGLTNNLLLFIRSQIPIAKRLLKSYSSEVVLDASTAHPKLIISSEGDCATFTDEWQDVPEHEGRFDTTLNVLSVQCWDSGHHYWEVDVSGKIYWELGLTYPSISRRGQKEDCWLGRHAESWCLEYFDGDYNAWHGGTAHSLPISSCFQRIGIFCSFPGGLVTFLGVDSMTPLYSFCAGTFTDSLHLALCPGHDLQGTNSKPVKICRSYHL, translated from the exons ATGCAAAAAAATAACCAGGATCGTCTCATGAGACAAAGAGAAGTGATCAAATGCAGAATTAAGAAACTGAATGGCAAGCAAAATGAAATCAAG TCAAAGTCTTCTTCAATGAGAGAAAGTATAGTGAAGAAGTATGAGGAGATGCGGAGAGTTCTGGAGGAGGACTGTAGGATCACTCTGTCCCTACTGGAGATGGAGGAGATGGCTGCGGTTCAAGCACTGGACAACCTCATTGAGTCAAACTGCGTCCTCCTCAGAGACATTGAAGTTCAGCTGAATGAAGGGATGACGGACAGTGAAATACAGCCTGGTGACAGG GTCACGATGTGTGAGGACAG GGTGCTGGAACTGCTAACAGCGACAGACCCAGGTCTCATAAAACTTGATGAAGCCAAATCAGATCAGCTACTGGGCCTCACCAACAATTTACTACTGTTTATCCGCTCCCAGATCCCCATTGCTAAGAGGCTGCTGAAGAGCT ATTCCTCAGAAGTGGTCCTGGACGCTTCCACTGCCCATCCCAAGCTGATTATTTCATCTGAAGGGGACTGTGCCACTTTCACAGATGAATGGCAGGATGTTCCTGAGCATGAGGGACGCTTTGACACCACCCTTAATGTCTTAAGCGTCCAGTGCTGGGATTCTGGTCACCATTACTGGGAGGTAGATGTTAGTGGGAAGATCTACTGGGAACTGGGTCTTACCTACCCATCCATCTCAAGAAGAGGCCAAAAGGAGGATTGTTGGTTGGGCCGGCATGCTGAGTCTTGGTGTCTGGAGTACTTTGATGGAGACTACAATGCCTGGCATGGAGGTACTGCTCATTCTTTGCCAATTTCCAGCTGCTTCCAACGGATAGGAATCTTCTGCAGCTTTCCTGGAGGTCTGGTAACATTTTTAGGGGTGGATAGCATGACACCACTGTACTCATTCTGTGCTGGGACATTTACCGACTCTCTACACCTGGCTCTTTGTCCAGGTCATGATCTTCAGGGAACAAACTCAAAGCCTGTTAAAATCTGTCGATCCTatcatctttaa
- the LOC127175466 gene encoding hyaluronan-binding protein 2 isoform X2 → MNLKLLLLLLFLFALFIPAQLKKDKQDKHDKHEERGKHGHHDKHGKHGGKHGKRGKERLESLKAEFSSSDDSDDDEDANDWLFELQGKCSPNPCLNGGQCEEKRDKFKCKCPKQFVGRRCERGKRVCKRGTCGAGFCLLTATPPYYKCKCIPPFAPPNCKTTAPCEPNPCQNNGKCVEDEDDFECVCPDGYSGQYCQVDPNDCYEGDEGQSYRGKVSETDDGDECLDWNSEIVLDKRIFPSGASTEGLGPHNFCRNPDGDKKPWCFIKKNKRLRWDYCNVRKCPTPATTTIKIVPSAAVFPTTTVVTQYFIPKVTTLQPTVPSKTTADTDSIPPGATTLQSTVPVTTDGKVTPESTSSAKLTTTPVPPTTLPKDTTSSSFLTCGKPEPKKQLNRIYGGLKAIPGAHPWQVSVQVRPKGSIQDYRHICGGTLIKPCWVLTAGHCIGKNQDYRVILGGLNLIHKEKTDQTVLVENIILHEKFNETPDVVYNDIALLKLKATNGECAKESQFVKAACLPKEPFADGTECSISGWGVTETSEYGSVHLLDAQVLLISQEACSSNKVYAALVDDNMFCAGYLKGGVDSCQGDSGGPLTCERDQKHYIYGIVSWGDSCGEKNKPGVYTRVLKYLDWINEKTGGPQ, encoded by the exons ATGAATCTCAAGCTGTTGCTACTGCTGCTCTTTCTGTTTGCTCTCTTTATCCCTGCACAG ttaaagaaagacaaacaagaTAAACACGACAAGCATGAGGAACGAGGTAAACATGGGCACCATGATAAACATGGGAAGCATGGTGGTAAACACGGAAAGAGAGGCAAAGAAAGACTGGAAA GTCTGAAGGCTGAGTTTAGCAGCTCAGATGACtcagatgatgatgaagatgcaAACGACTGGCTGTTTGAGCTTCAAG GAAAATGCAGTCCAAATCCATGCCTGAACGGTGGACAGTGTGAGGAAAAAAGAGATAAATTCAAATGCAAATGCCCAAAGCAGTTTGTAGGCAGAAGATGCGAGAGAG GGAAAAGGGTTTGTAAGAGGGGAACCTGTGGGGCAGGATTTTGTCTTCTGACCGCAACTCCTCCCTATTATAAGTGCAAGTGTATTCCACCATTTGCACCACCAAACTGCAAAACAA CTGCTCCATGTGAACCAAACCCTTGTCAGAATAATGGCAAATGTGTTGAAGACGAGGATgattttgaatgtgtttgtcCGGATGGTTACAGTGGACAATACTGTCAAGTTG ACCCTAATGACTGCTATGAGGGAGATGAGGGACAGTCGTACAGAGGGAAGGTGTCTGAGACAGATGATGGGGATGAGTGTCTCGACTGGAACTCTGAGATTGTTCTGGATAAACGAATTTTTCCGTCAGGGGCATCTACTGAAGGCCTGGGACCGCATAACTTCTGCAG AAATCCTGATGGAGATAAGAAGCCATGGTGctttataaagaaaaacaagagaCTTCGATGGGATTATTGTAATGTCAGAAAATGTCCCACACCTG CAACAACTACCATAAAAATAGTGCCCTCTGCTGCAGTTTTTCCCACCACAACTGTAGTTACACAATATTTTATACCAAAAGTAACTACTCTTCAACCAACTGTACCATCTAAGACAA CTGCAGATACAGACAGTATTCCACCAGGTGCAACTACTCTACAATCAACCGTACCAGTTACGACAG ATGGCAAGGTAACCCCGGAGAGCACCAGTTCAGCCAAATTAACCACTACTCCTGTCCCACCAACCACATTACCAAAGGACACTACTTCATCAAGTTTTCTTACCTGTGGTAAACCTGAgccaaaaaaacaactaaaccGGATTTACGGGGGTCTTAAAGCAATTCCTGGAGCCCATCCATGGCAAGTATCAGTACAGGTTAGGCCAAAAGGATCCATACAAGACTACAGACACATCTGTGGAGGCACGCTTATCAAGCCTTGCTGGGTGCTAACTGCCGGCCACTGTAT TGGTAAAAATCAGGATTACAGAGTTATTTTGGGAGGACTAAATCTGATACATAAGGAAAAAACAGACCAGACTGTGTTGGTGGAGAATATCATCCTCCATGAGAAGTTCAACGAAACCCCTGACGTCGTCTACAATGATATTG CTCTATTAAAACTGAAAGCTACTAATGGCGAATGTGCTAAGGAATCTCAGTTTGTGAAGGCTGCCTGCTtgcccaaagaaccttttgcaGATGGAACAGAATGCAGCATTTCTGGATGGGGAGTCACTGAGACGT CAGAGTATGGCTCTGTGCATTTGCTTGATGCACAAGTTTTGCTGATTTCTCAGGAGGCATGTTCCAGCAATAAAGTATATGCGGCTTTGGTGGATGACAACATGTTCTGTGCTGGCTATCTCAAAGGAGGAGTGGACTCCTGTCAG GGTGACTCTGGTGGGCCTTTAACCTGTGAGAGAGATCAAAAACACTATATCTATGGTATAGTGAGCTGGGGAGACAGCTGTGGCGAGAAGAACAAGCCTGGTGTCTATACCAGAGTCCTTAAATATTTGGACTGGATCAATGAAAAAACTGGTGGGCCACAGTAG
- the LOC127175466 gene encoding hyaluronan-binding protein 2 isoform X1 → MNLKLLLLLLFLFALFIPAQLKKDKQDKHDKHEERGKHGHHDKHGKHGGKHGKRGKERLESLKAEFSSSDDSDDDEDANDWLFELQGLRGKCSPNPCLNGGQCEEKRDKFKCKCPKQFVGRRCERGKRVCKRGTCGAGFCLLTATPPYYKCKCIPPFAPPNCKTTAPCEPNPCQNNGKCVEDEDDFECVCPDGYSGQYCQVDPNDCYEGDEGQSYRGKVSETDDGDECLDWNSEIVLDKRIFPSGASTEGLGPHNFCRNPDGDKKPWCFIKKNKRLRWDYCNVRKCPTPATTTIKIVPSAAVFPTTTVVTQYFIPKVTTLQPTVPSKTTADTDSIPPGATTLQSTVPVTTDGKVTPESTSSAKLTTTPVPPTTLPKDTTSSSFLTCGKPEPKKQLNRIYGGLKAIPGAHPWQVSVQVRPKGSIQDYRHICGGTLIKPCWVLTAGHCIGKNQDYRVILGGLNLIHKEKTDQTVLVENIILHEKFNETPDVVYNDIALLKLKATNGECAKESQFVKAACLPKEPFADGTECSISGWGVTETSEYGSVHLLDAQVLLISQEACSSNKVYAALVDDNMFCAGYLKGGVDSCQGDSGGPLTCERDQKHYIYGIVSWGDSCGEKNKPGVYTRVLKYLDWINEKTGGPQ, encoded by the exons ATGAATCTCAAGCTGTTGCTACTGCTGCTCTTTCTGTTTGCTCTCTTTATCCCTGCACAG ttaaagaaagacaaacaagaTAAACACGACAAGCATGAGGAACGAGGTAAACATGGGCACCATGATAAACATGGGAAGCATGGTGGTAAACACGGAAAGAGAGGCAAAGAAAGACTGGAAA GTCTGAAGGCTGAGTTTAGCAGCTCAGATGACtcagatgatgatgaagatgcaAACGACTGGCTGTTTGAGCTTCAAGGTCTAAGAG GAAAATGCAGTCCAAATCCATGCCTGAACGGTGGACAGTGTGAGGAAAAAAGAGATAAATTCAAATGCAAATGCCCAAAGCAGTTTGTAGGCAGAAGATGCGAGAGAG GGAAAAGGGTTTGTAAGAGGGGAACCTGTGGGGCAGGATTTTGTCTTCTGACCGCAACTCCTCCCTATTATAAGTGCAAGTGTATTCCACCATTTGCACCACCAAACTGCAAAACAA CTGCTCCATGTGAACCAAACCCTTGTCAGAATAATGGCAAATGTGTTGAAGACGAGGATgattttgaatgtgtttgtcCGGATGGTTACAGTGGACAATACTGTCAAGTTG ACCCTAATGACTGCTATGAGGGAGATGAGGGACAGTCGTACAGAGGGAAGGTGTCTGAGACAGATGATGGGGATGAGTGTCTCGACTGGAACTCTGAGATTGTTCTGGATAAACGAATTTTTCCGTCAGGGGCATCTACTGAAGGCCTGGGACCGCATAACTTCTGCAG AAATCCTGATGGAGATAAGAAGCCATGGTGctttataaagaaaaacaagagaCTTCGATGGGATTATTGTAATGTCAGAAAATGTCCCACACCTG CAACAACTACCATAAAAATAGTGCCCTCTGCTGCAGTTTTTCCCACCACAACTGTAGTTACACAATATTTTATACCAAAAGTAACTACTCTTCAACCAACTGTACCATCTAAGACAA CTGCAGATACAGACAGTATTCCACCAGGTGCAACTACTCTACAATCAACCGTACCAGTTACGACAG ATGGCAAGGTAACCCCGGAGAGCACCAGTTCAGCCAAATTAACCACTACTCCTGTCCCACCAACCACATTACCAAAGGACACTACTTCATCAAGTTTTCTTACCTGTGGTAAACCTGAgccaaaaaaacaactaaaccGGATTTACGGGGGTCTTAAAGCAATTCCTGGAGCCCATCCATGGCAAGTATCAGTACAGGTTAGGCCAAAAGGATCCATACAAGACTACAGACACATCTGTGGAGGCACGCTTATCAAGCCTTGCTGGGTGCTAACTGCCGGCCACTGTAT TGGTAAAAATCAGGATTACAGAGTTATTTTGGGAGGACTAAATCTGATACATAAGGAAAAAACAGACCAGACTGTGTTGGTGGAGAATATCATCCTCCATGAGAAGTTCAACGAAACCCCTGACGTCGTCTACAATGATATTG CTCTATTAAAACTGAAAGCTACTAATGGCGAATGTGCTAAGGAATCTCAGTTTGTGAAGGCTGCCTGCTtgcccaaagaaccttttgcaGATGGAACAGAATGCAGCATTTCTGGATGGGGAGTCACTGAGACGT CAGAGTATGGCTCTGTGCATTTGCTTGATGCACAAGTTTTGCTGATTTCTCAGGAGGCATGTTCCAGCAATAAAGTATATGCGGCTTTGGTGGATGACAACATGTTCTGTGCTGGCTATCTCAAAGGAGGAGTGGACTCCTGTCAG GGTGACTCTGGTGGGCCTTTAACCTGTGAGAGAGATCAAAAACACTATATCTATGGTATAGTGAGCTGGGGAGACAGCTGTGGCGAGAAGAACAAGCCTGGTGTCTATACCAGAGTCCTTAAATATTTGGACTGGATCAATGAAAAAACTGGTGGGCCACAGTAG